The genome window aaaatgaacactttgaaggaaatttaataaatcttgatTTTGCTCTGCAAAGGAGTGTTTAACTGGAGCTGTCGAGTTCCTGCTGGTGGAATATTACTTCCAGCCTATTTATTAGCTTTTCTTCCTGTAGCCCAATACATGCTCCCCACTCCACTGAGTGAAAGCACAGAAAAAAAgcaatttcttttctctctccgctccccccgccccccaccgcctccAGCATCATGGAAGGCAAGACAACATCACAGTCACAATGTCTGAATTTACTCtgattatattttgtttcttatatgtaaaaaatattttgtattgtaATACTTATTGGGTTATCTAAAATCaacattgttgattttaaattgttataaaaGCCCAACTTTTAGAGGCATTTGAAACGATTCAGGAACCATGTCTGAAAGCAGATATTTGCCTCCAGCCTATTCTTTTGCACTTGAAGTAAAAGAATTTTAGGTATCAGTAGTTGAGTAAAAAAACCAATACTTTAGGGGGCCCATATAATTTTTTCACATCTTTATATTGTAAACAAGGATCTGATACTTTTGACAGTAGcctatgaacacattttaaaaaatatatcctttagTATAGAATAGGTATCAAGggagcaaatattttaaacacgATTCTGATAGGTCTCATGAGCCTACTTTCCagaaaaaattttatatgaaattttctgattaaaaaaacacacactaaagtCATAGATTTAAATTGAGAAAATATGGTACGTGAGGTAAGGTCATTGTACTATCTTGGTCTGATGCACAATGTAACATGTACAAAAGAACCTAAAGAGGCATCTCTCTCAAATTTCAGGCAGGACCTAAGAGTGCATAGAGAAGTGAGAGCTTTTTAGatcagaaagggaaagaagacaCGGTAATCACCTAAAACAAGGAGTTGTAAGCGACATACACATGTGCACTGCGGATTCACAGAATGCAACCAAGATCAATTCGAAAGTGTACTGTGGTAGCCACACATTTTGGAGAAAAATTCCCAAGCCAGGCGGATGTGGATTGGgatgaaaacataggcagtataCACCACCATAGCAAAAATGGTTAGCAAGATGGTATTGAACATGGATTGCTCCCAGGGCTCCAAGACAGCACAGCAGCTGATGATTTGGTATTGGTAGTAGAGCCAGGAGAAATAGTCCTTCACACGCCTGAAATCCATGGTTGGCTCCTTCAAGCTGCAGAAAGTCTGTCCTGTTAAAGAAGGCAACAGATTAGAAGAAAACTACGATAAGGAGCCAGACACAGAATCTGCTGAGGTTGTCATGATTTTAACATGTTCATGATCATGGAATGGGTTAATATGAATATTATATTGAGATACACAATGTATCAtagaaattaataatattataatataataatataatcatTAACACTAGACAGCAACAATGTTATTAATGTAATACTCATCCAAAAATGATAATTCCTAGTAATAACTCTAGCGATAACAATCTACAAATTGAAGCTAACCACACTTTTTTAGCCATGTATACAGAGAGAGATAAACACGAATTTTCTGTTCTCTACAACATGTTCTGAAGGACGATGGAAAGAATTGTGTGCAGAAGAGTTAACACAGCGACTCTGAGGCTGCTGTCTCTAGAAGGGCCTGGTGCAAGTTTGGCTTTGGGCTGGCACCTGGGATCCTGGGTTTTGGAAtgtcctctcccttctctaatgGATAAAGATGATTCACTCTGCCTAGATTATGCAAACTCTGTAATTAATGGTGAACACCTGCTTTATTCCGGGAGCCTGACATTTTGCTCGTTGCCAGGCAGAGGATGGCCACACAACCTGTTCCAATAAAAACCTTGGTGTGGAGTCTCTGATGGACTGCCCTGGGCAGAAACATTGCACATGTGTCGCTTTTTGCTGGTAGAGAGGGGAGCATACTCCGTGTCTACTCATGGGAGGGAGAGCATAGGCAGCCTGTAACTGGATTTCTTCAGACTTCACCAGTGTCTCTCTTTCCTTGCTGGTCCTGTTGCATATCCTTTCATTGCTATAAACCATAGCTGTGGACACAATGTAGGTTGAGTCCTGTTAGTCATTCTATCGAGTCCCTGAGCACGTGGGTGGTCTTGGGGACCTCTGAAACAAATGGGAAGCACAAAGTGTACCCTTGAGTGGTcatttgtggttgttgttgttgtgttccgccctcccccccctctcaGATAGGACAGCTATAATCACATGTAAATCTTCTAGAAAGAAAATGATCCTTGGGAAGGTTTTGCAGACTTTCGCAGACATTGCAGTATCTGTGAGGAACAAGCTGACCTGTTTTGTGCCTGTTTTGCTTCCTCCTGAGATTAACGGTGCCACCTCATCTGAGTCCATTTTGACAACATTTACCATTCAAATCACAGTTAACTTTCTTTGAAGATCATTTCTATCTTCTGACCTGCAGctgtctcctttttctctgatTCTCCTTTGAGTCAGGTAAGATGTTTTTGCTCCAATGTCTCAGACTTTGGGGAGACCCTCATGatcctagtgcctggcacagagatgGTAACCAGTCTATACTTGCTGAGTggatgagtgaaggaatgaatgtCAAGtcaccaacttaaaaaaaatatgggtCACTCAGAGTCCCAGCTTAAATAGCATACGGCTCACTGCTGTTGACTTTCAGTCGCTTGGCTTTGGTAAGTAACACTTTCTGATAAGAATAATTTCcacaaaacacttaaaaatggcaaGTCTTTGTGTTACCAGGTCGTAATTCTCTATAATAATGGTCAGGATAATTCAAATGAGCAGATAAAACAACTTCAGTCACATGAAAAGAAAAGTCAGCCTCCCATCTTT of Eptesicus fuscus isolate TK198812 chromosome 3, DD_ASM_mEF_20220401, whole genome shotgun sequence contains these proteins:
- the SPTSSB gene encoding serine palmitoyltransferase small subunit B, whose amino-acid sequence is MDFRRVKDYFSWLYYQYQIISCCAVLEPWEQSMFNTILLTIFAMVVYTAYVFIPIHIRLAWEFFSKMCGYHSTLSN